The bacterium genome includes a window with the following:
- a CDS encoding heme NO-binding domain-containing protein produces MKGTIVNCLQELVINKFGKEKWEKSLEEAGVDPNSVFLMTSDIDDAVVVGVIKSVCKNLGITLEQAADAFGDYWINVYAQKFYRSFFAPKTAKDFLLNMDFVHVAMTNTLKDSRPPRFTCEMEDKKTLVMHYKSKRGLIDFVVGLVNGVGKYYKENLSVSKIGADKVRIVFL; encoded by the coding sequence ATGAAAGGTACCATTGTTAACTGCCTGCAGGAACTTGTAATTAACAAATTTGGCAAGGAGAAATGGGAAAAATCTCTTGAAGAAGCCGGTGTGGATCCGAATTCTGTTTTTTTAATGACTTCAGATATTGATGATGCCGTGGTTGTGGGTGTAATTAAATCTGTCTGCAAAAATCTCGGGATAACGCTTGAGCAGGCCGCGGATGCTTTTGGCGACTACTGGATAAATGTTTACGCCCAGAAATTTTACCGCTCCTTTTTTGCGCCTAAAACAGCAAAAGATTTTTTATTGAACATGGATTTTGTGCATGTCGCCATGACGAATACGCTGAAAGATTCCCGTCCTCCCCGTTTTACTTGTGAAATGGAGGACAAAAAGACCCTGGTTATGCACTATAAATCTAAAAGAGGATTGATTGATTTTGTTGTAGGGCTTGTGAATGGTGTGGGGAAATATTATAAGGAAAATCTCAGTGTTTCAAAAATCGGGGCGGATAAAGTCCGGATTGTTTTTTTATAG
- a CDS encoding DsrE/DsrF/DrsH-like family protein: MKEKMTIILFSGELDKATAAFILATTAAASGMEVSIFFTFWGLNVLKKSKYAITKSQGIMQKMFHFMSSSELPLSKLNMFGLGPWMMKKLMKKSNTPSVKELMALAKQLNVKYIACTTSCGALGIAKENLIEDVDEFAGASTYLNGAKDAKINLFI; the protein is encoded by the coding sequence ATGAAAGAAAAAATGACGATAATATTATTTTCAGGCGAGCTTGACAAGGCGACAGCGGCTTTTATTTTGGCTACAACTGCCGCGGCAAGCGGTATGGAGGTTTCAATCTTTTTTACGTTCTGGGGGTTAAACGTTTTAAAAAAATCCAAATACGCGATTACCAAGTCACAAGGAATCATGCAGAAAATGTTTCATTTTATGAGTTCATCCGAGCTCCCGCTCTCTAAACTTAACATGTTCGGCCTGGGGCCGTGGATGATGAAAAAACTGATGAAAAAATCAAACACGCCCTCAGTAAAGGAATTAATGGCGCTCGCGAAACAATTAAATGTGAAATATATCGCGTGCACGACAAGCTGCGGCGCGCTTGGAATAGCAAAAGAGAATTTAATTGAAGATGTTGATGAGTTCGCGGGGGCATCCACTTATCTTAACGGCGCGAAAGACGCAAAAATAAATTTATTTATTTAA